One Mycolicibacterium pulveris genomic region harbors:
- a CDS encoding monovalent cation/H+ antiporter complex subunit F: MSYVWMIAGVLISAAAVVTMYRMLGGQSTLDRLVALDTLTAVTMCGIGTWAAFSQDSTVTYPMAAIALISFVGTISVARFRVRDVERPRGGRGMR; encoded by the coding sequence GTGAGTTACGTGTGGATGATCGCCGGGGTGCTGATCAGCGCGGCCGCGGTGGTCACGATGTACCGGATGCTGGGAGGCCAGAGCACGCTGGACCGGCTGGTCGCCTTGGATACCCTGACGGCGGTGACGATGTGCGGCATCGGGACCTGGGCGGCGTTCAGCCAGGACTCCACCGTCACCTATCCCATGGCCGCGATCGCGTTGATCTCATTCGTCGGCACGATCAGCGTGGCACGCTTCCGCGTGCGCGACGTCGAGCGT
- a CDS encoding Na+/H+ antiporter subunit E, producing MRAVLLRLSVLLGLILVWMLLWGSISAANFVGGLVVALVITLLLPLPVVPVEGKVHPLSLLRLIIQIAYWLVRSSIQVAWLAVRPGPPPVSAVLRAHFALKSDLVLAMAVNLINLTPGTIALEVDQARRVVYVHVLNARTDRAIREFHDQMAMLERLLKTALERDEDWRPAADKEAA from the coding sequence ATGAGGGCCGTGCTGCTCCGGCTGAGCGTGCTGTTGGGCCTGATCCTGGTGTGGATGTTGTTGTGGGGCAGCATCTCTGCGGCGAACTTCGTCGGCGGCCTGGTGGTGGCGTTGGTGATCACGCTGCTGTTGCCGCTGCCGGTGGTGCCGGTCGAGGGGAAGGTGCACCCGCTGTCGTTGCTGCGCTTGATCATCCAGATAGCCTACTGGCTGGTGCGCTCATCCATCCAGGTCGCGTGGCTGGCCGTCCGGCCGGGACCGCCACCGGTCAGCGCGGTGTTGCGAGCCCACTTCGCGCTGAAATCCGATCTGGTGCTCGCGATGGCGGTGAACCTCATCAACCTCACCCCGGGCACGATCGCGCTCGAGGTGGACCAGGCGCGCCGGGTCGTCTACGTGCACGTGCTCAACGCCCGCACCGACCGCGCCATCCGGGAGTTCCACGACCAGATGGCGATGTTGGAGCGGCTGTTGAAAACGGCGCTGGAACGCGACGAGGACTGGCGGCCGGCGGCCGACAAGGAGGCCGCGTGA